From the genome of Vicia villosa cultivar HV-30 ecotype Madison, WI linkage group LG2, Vvil1.0, whole genome shotgun sequence, one region includes:
- the LOC131647939 gene encoding uncharacterized protein LOC131647939, with amino-acid sequence MTSWTDANPGRRFYGCGMYKIQGSKRCNHFVWYDEEMGARAKDMISSLNQRLISAKVTIEEGKKAEDELNKQIKDLKMKIKNLKILIVVILVCSVGSISIRLL; translated from the exons ATGACTTCATGGACAGATGCTAACCCAGGACGCCGTTTTTATGGGTGTGGGATGTACAAG ATCCAAGGGTCCAAACGATGCAACCATTTTGTTTGGTATGATGAAGAGATGGGAGCAAGAGCAAAGGATATGATCTCTTCACTAAATCAGAGACTGATAAGTGCAAAGGTGACCATTGAAGAAGGGAAGAAAGCAGAAGATGAGTTGAATAAGCAGATTAAGgatttgaagatgaagataaagAATTTGAagattttaattgttgttattcttGTGTGCAGTGTTGGTAGCATTAGTATTAGGTTGTTGTAA